One Aspergillus oryzae RIB40 DNA, chromosome 2 genomic window carries:
- a CDS encoding putative trimethyllysine dioxygenase TmlH (predicted gamma-butyrobetaine,2-oxoglutarate dioxygenase) → MASKNYNTYFTDPARLQLFHLLSHTDGDGGASLLVDGFSAAEVLREENPENYQLLAATPQPFHSSGNENTCIQPAEQMPIFRIHPQFNYLYQIRWNNYDRAAKKDWSLEQQNRWYNAARHFNDIVTREKMQIWTQLEPGTALIFDNWRMLHGRSEFTGKRRMCGGYINSDDFVSRYRLLRFGREKILNNIGNFSRRGIGI, encoded by the exons ATGGCTTCAAAAAATT ATAACACGTATTTCACTGACCCGGCACGGCTTCAACTGTTTCATTTATTGTCACATACCGACGGTGATGGAGGCGCGAGCTTACTTGTCGATGGCTTTTCGGCTGCAGAAGTCCTGCGAGAAGAGAATCCAGAGAACTACCAATTGCTAGCAGCAACGCCACAGCCGTTCCATTCAAGCGGCAATGAAAATACCTGCATCCAGCCTGCAGAGCAAATGCCCATTTTCAGGATCCACCCGCAGTTCAATTACCTGTACCAAATCCGCTGGAACAACTATGATCGGGCGGCTAAAAAGGATTGGAGCTTGGAACAGCAGAATAGATGGTACAATGCAGCCCGGCACTTCAACGATATCGTCACACGTGAGAAAATGCAGATATGGACCCAGCTAGAGCCAGGAACAGCACTTA TCTTCGACAACTGGAGGATGCTTCATGGTCGCTCCGAATTCACCGGAAAGCGGAGGATGTGTGGTGGATATA TTAACAGCGATGACTTCGTTTCGCGTTATCGCCTCTTGAGGTTCGGCAGAGAGAAGATCCTGAACAACATAGGTAACTTTTCGAGAA GGGGAATCGGTATATAG
- a CDS encoding proteasome regulatory particle base subunit RPT5 (26S proteasome regulatory complex, ATPase RPT5) translates to MSTLEDLDDLDREEREKKPQDGDGNGRKPSGDGDADMKDADKKDDEEDLLDDDILQSSTADIVKRRRMLENEMRIMKSEYQRLTHEQSTMREKVKDNQEKIENNRYGVLGYAGSPIPFFRSWLGRITHGGEGVGQLPYLVGNVVELLDLDVEAEAAEEGANIDLDATRVGKSAVIKTSTRQTIYLPLIGLVDHEKLKPGDLIGVNKDSYLVLDTLPAEYDNRVKAMEVDEKPTEKYTDIGGLDKQIEEIVEAIVWPMKEAERFKKLGIKAPKGALMYGPPGTGKTLLARACAAETNATFLKLAGPQLVQMFIGDGAKLVRDCFALAKEKAPSIIFIDELDAVGTKRFDSEKSGDREVQRTMLELLNQLDGFASDDRIKVLAATNRVDVLDPALLRSGRLDRKIEFPLPNEEARANILQIHSRKMAVDDSVNWAELARSTDEFGGAQLKAVCVEAGMIALRKGMSKVGHENYVDAIAEVQAKKKDTNMGIYV, encoded by the exons ATGTCTACCTTAGAGGATCTCGACGACCTTGACCgtgaagagagagagaagaagccccAAGATGGCGACGGCAACGGCAGGAAGCCCTCCGGAGACGGAGACGCTGACATGAAAGACGCTGATAAGaaggacgacgaagaggacCTCTTGGACGATGATATTCTACAATCGAGCACAGCGGACATCGTCAAGCGACGGCGGATGCTGGAGAACGAAATGCGTATAATGAAGAGTGAATATCAACGGTTGACGCACGAACAGAGTACCATGAGAGAAAAGGTCAAAGATAATcaagagaagatcgaaaaTAACAGGTACGGGGTTCTGGGATATGCTGGGTCTcccattcccttctttcgAAGCTGGCTGGGTCGCATTACCCATGGTGGCGAGGGGGTAGG ACAACTACCATATCTTGTCGGAAATGTGGTTGAATTGTTGGATTTGGACGTCGAGGCTGAAGCCGCGGAAGAGGGTGCCAACATCGACCTCGATGCTACTCGAGTCGGCAAGTCTGCTGTCATCAAAACCTCGACCCGTCAAACCATCTATCTCCCCCTCATTGGTCTGGTAGATCATGAGAAGCTCAAGCCCGGTGATCTCATTGGTGTAAATAAGGATTCATATCTCGTCCTCGATACATTACCCGCCGAATATGATAACCGAGTGAAGGCCATGGAGGTCGACGAAAAGCCAACGGAGAAGTACACAGATATTGGAGGTCTGGATAAGCAGATTGAAGAAATTGTCGAAGCTATAGTATGGCCGATGAAGGAGGCCGAACGGTTTAAGAAGCTCGGCATCAAGGCACCGAAAG GTGCTCTGATGTACGGTCCCCCCGGTACCGGAAAGACCCTCCTCGCCCGAGCCTGTGCCGCAGAGACAAACGCTACCTTCCTCAAACTCGCGGGTCCCCAACTGGTGCAGATGTTCATTGGTGACGGAGCCAAACTCGTCCGCGACTGCTTCGCCCtcgccaaggagaaggcgccctcgatcatcttcatcgacgaaCTCGACGCAGTTGGCACAAAACGTTTCGATTCTGAAAAGTCCGGTGACCGCGAGGTGCAACGAACCATGCTGGAACTCCTCAATCAGTTGGACGGTTTCGCCTCCGACGACCGCATTAAGGTTCTGGCTGCCACCAACCGTGTCGACGTCCTGGACCCTGCTCTCCTCCGTTCCGGCCGTCTGGACCGCAAGATCGAGTTCCCCCTCCCTAACGAGGAAGCCCGCGCCAACATCCTGCAGATCCACTCCCGCAAGATGGCTGTAGACGACAGCGTGAACTGGGCCGAACTGGCCCGCAGCACGGATGAATTCGGCGGTGCCCAACTCAAAGCTGTCTGCGTCGAGGCCGGTATGATCGCTCTCCGGAAGGGAATGAGCAAGGTCGGACACGAAAACTACGTCGATGCTATCGCGGAAGTACAAgctaagaagaaggataccaACATGGGCATCTACGTCTAA
- a CDS encoding uncharacterized protein (predicted protein), with protein MLNVHSVNWIEIEGYYTRGIKDGIIVQAKIAPLGKQHSNAFVISRLTDDPASRLAFRVTLKDGKGVQKVLYFKSPQNSLEAIFKANSLVDWLDGATLDTLKTRCRRHIYINLKNIAVAEDLKLFLGGAYILDDGFTVQENTIYCKAHKSRQQ; from the coding sequence ATGCTAAACGTTCATTCTGTTAATTGGATTGAGATTGAGGGCTACTACACCAGAGGTATTAAGGATGGGATTATAGTTCAAGCCAAGATCGCACCACTTGGAAAACAACATTCTAATGCCTTTGTTATATCTAGATTAACGGACGACCCAGCATCCCGTTTAGCTTTTCGGGTAACTTTgaaggatggaaagggagTTCAGAAAGTTCTCTATTTTAAATCACCGCAAAATTCTCTGGAAGCTATATTCAAAGCAAACAGCTTGGTTGACTGGCTAGATGGTGCTACACTTGATACTCTGAAAACCCGATGCAGACGACATATCTATATCAACCTAAAAAATATCGCTGTTGCCGAGGACTTGAAACTCTTCCTGGGCGGTGCCTATATCCTTGATGACGGTTTCACAGTCCAAGAAAATACCATTTACTGCAAAGCGCACAAGAGCAGACAGCAATGA
- a CDS encoding uncharacterized protein (predicted protein), which yields MNLDYKYSSTNRVIGGQGIRLELPYPRRKSTVKPVSCYSRIKPVVVDYLDCREALGLYPESWVNKSRNSVPGIFCADATNWGFISYVFGDANIFSSTTQLAQQQGLDMFDSTNLGVIIKAIKSRGLLSRAENAPFPGYLTAI from the exons ATGAATCTCGACTATAAATACTCTTCTACAAATC GTGTCATCGGTGGACAGGGCATCCGCCTTGAGCTGCCTTATCCA AGACGTAAATCTACTGTCAAGCCTGTTTCCTGTTATTCGCGTATTAAGC CCGTCGTGGTCGACTACCTTGACTGCCGAGAAGCTCTTGGGCTGTATCCAGAGTCATGGGTAAACAAATCAAGGAACTCTGTCCCCGGCATCTTTTGTGCAGATGCCACAAATTGGGGTTTCATCTCCTACGTCTTTGGCGATGCGAATATTTTTTCATCGACAACTCAATTAGCGCAACAGCAAGGTCTTGATATGTTCGATTCAACAAATTTGGGGGTAATCATCAAGGCAATAAAGTCCCGTGGTCTTCTATCACGCGCTGAAAATGCACCATTTCCAGGATACTTGACTGCAATTTAG
- a CDS encoding uncharacterized protein (predicted protein) — protein MKRGSRLKLLRRTLRERKLLANLVLELRVPQMDLLFTQGKQSTQWEEYRDLVASVVMVCPNLERLLGLSIPYNHQFDRLTHALSTRRKLKEHTWLLGEAIDVSEGSPRSTSCPGSLGPSQMFEFLDYHTSWTNLETLMLYGISENNALEPSIFLRMFSLLPSLRNLCIANFDAEAFGDSTLLCLPPLESLRLENLPGVTDTGLSQYTSRTESHSLKSLAVVEQNIESLLVISKILTSLPQLERFKIVQNDKCPTLNSDGIIFQPLFASSTLKYLHWDVACPNPNTALTRLDYAPFVKPPKHINTPNSHLAQSILSDGFPQLEALRAPSDIEPPGVLQAVCQPIPRGQALLQPDRYSLPRSSHGSVSTRPMALPAGNNLTSARIRAQTFIDMAAKDTETGMRVLVTDHSDGYVPDNALEDMSDDDLEMDMDESVEWDSPERPRHDKLPENRDGPVTVCDFRMPAYMGRVGSRRRGQDVSIPRFILRPDIQGQEADGGLVGWKHILASNQSLTYAAGVGVHCFGNKGNTSPLPEEPPSPASTTVSRFGFGGITRSSTFGSSPNTPITPSTPMSLSSPTALPWDKDTCTGSWNYSHKNGRDWWFHMERERPGHIKLIDVKQLF, from the coding sequence ATGAAGCGAGGAAGCCGGTTAAAACTCCTTCGACGCACTCTccgggaaagaaaattgCTGGCCAACCTTGTCCTGGAACTTCGTGTCCCACAGATGGACCTATTGTTCACCCAAGGGAAACAGAGCACCCAATGGGAGGAGTACAGAGATTTGGTAGCATCTGTGGTTATGGTCTGCCCCAACCTGGAACGGTTGTTAGGCTTGAGTATACCGTATAACCACCAATTCGACCGGTTAACCCACGCATTATCTACACGACGAAAGCTGAAGGAACACACATGGCTTTTGGGTGAGGCAATTGACGTTTCAGAAGGATCGCCTCGCAGCACCTCCTGCCCCGGAAGTCTGGGACCCTCGCAGATGTTCGAGTTCTTAGATTATCACACCTCGTGGACAAACCTGGAAACACTGATGCTATACGGAATTAGCGAAAATAATGCTCTTGAACCGAGCATCTTTCTGCGCATGTTCAGCCTCTTACCATCGCTACGAAACCTGTGCATTGCAAATTTCGATGCAGAAGCCTTTGGGGATAGCACTTTGCTATGCTTGCCGCCATTGGAATCGTTGCGCCTGGAGAACTTGCCCGGCGTTACTGATACAGGATTATCGCAGTACACATCGCGCACTGAATCCCATTCGCTCAAGTCACTGGCCGTCGTTGAACAAAATATTGAATCCTTACTCGTGATATCGAAAATTTTAACATCCTTGCCGCAATTAGAACGGTTTAAAATCGTTCAGAATGACAAATGCCCCACGCTAAATAGCGATGGGATTATCTTCCAGCCGTTGTTCGCCTCATCTACTCTCAAATACCTTCATTGGGATGTTGCTTGTCCCAACCCCAATACTGCCCTGACAAGGCTGGATTATGCTCCATTTGTGAAGCCCCCAAAACATATCAACACACCCAATTCTCATCTCGCTCAAAGCATTCTTTCGGACGGGTTTCCTCAGCTTGAGGCGCTCCGTGCACCATCTGATATAGAGCCACCTGGTGTCCTGCAGGCTGTTTGCCAGCCCATTCCCAGAGGacaggctcttcttcagcccGATCGGTATAGTCTCCCTCGCAGCTCCCACGGCTCCGTTAGCACACGACCAATGGCCTTGCCGGCGGGAAATAACCTCACATCGGCTCGGATACGAGCCCAGACGTTCATCGACATGGCTGCGAAGGACACGGAAACTGGAATGAGAGTACTCGTCACTGACCATTCTGACGGTTATGTGCCGGATAATGCCTTGGAAGACATGTCAGATGACGATTTggagatggacatggacGAGTCTGTGGAATGGGATTCACCAGAGCGGCCGAGACATGATAAGTTACCTGAGAATCGCGACGGGCCTGTTACCGTGTGCGACTTTAGGATGCCCGCTTACATGGGCCGAGTGGGCAGCAGGAGGAGAGGCCAAGATGTGTCCATTCCACGGTTCATCCTGCGCCCTGATATACAGGGACAAGAAGCTGACGGCGGCCTGGTTGGCTGGAAGCACATACTGGCCTCGAACCAGTCCTTAACATACGCCGCAGGAGTCGGGGTACACTGCTTCGGAAATAAGGGCAACACCAGCCCACTCCCGGAGGAGCCTCCATCTCCTGCATCGACGACCGTCAGTCGATTTGGCTTCGGAGGCATCACTAGGAGCTCGACATTTGGTTCAAGCCCCAATACTCCCATAACGCCCTCGACACCGATGAGTCTCTCGTCGCCGACTGCACTTCCGTGGGACAAGGACACCTGCACCGGTTCCTGGAATTATAGCCATAAAAACGGCCGAGATTGGTGGTTCCACATGGAGCGGGAACGACCAGGGCatatcaagctcatcgaCGTCAAACAGCTGTTTTAG
- a CDS encoding uncharacterized protein (predicted protein) — translation MVNKATEQMNTAPSPRWRKRKQDLPAQLLPCLPVFVHLCYLHDTTLTLAIKTLAALKKPHAGAGDRSFTIGDKTRAQLLQGRKYNGSRTKMQEYFVMTIHPSIELFLRIKEPLQEAFVKAEIKPPGQRHPHVWAQEALATDIGSRGRRHYRHYEAKTVYYCTRID, via the exons ATGGTCAACAAGGCTACAGAACAAATGAATACAGCTCCCTCTCCTCGTTGGCGAAAACGCAAGCAGGACCTTCCCGCACAGCTTCTTCCCTGTCTACCGGTTTTCGTTCATCTATGCTACCTCCACGACAC AACCTTGACACTTGCCATCAAGACCCTAGCCGCTCTGAAGAAGCCCCATGCAGGTGCTGGTGATCGAAGCTTCACTATTGGAGATAAAACTCGAGCACAACTCTTACAAGGTCGTAAATACAACGGGAGTCGGACAAAAATGCAGGAATATTTTGTCATGACTATACATCCAAGCATTGAACTCTTCCTTCGCATCAAGGAACCTCTACAGGAAGCCTTTGTTAAAGCCGAGATTAAGCCACCCGGCCAGCGACATCCACACGTATGGGCTCAAGAAGCGCTTGCGACTGATATTGGGTCACG GGGGAGGAGACATTACAGACATTATGAGGCCAAGACAGTTTACTATTGTACGCGCATTGACTAA
- the schA gene encoding serine/threonine protein kinase SCH9 (ribosomal protein S6 kinase and related proteins), giving the protein MANRSVSNGLQDDDNQDQIGSNSPSPSGMATPQPEFSDKRQPSIMHNFFQVGASHGPLYPPKSQFFPSETAASAHLVQSSAYVTGTQDDQSTGHHSSSSGSFVMMERDEASGMKSSNVEAKEITPESLPHTNLPTPPYCSASSLLQKESETAELGSSAPEKGMGSIFNALKNILSPPASVSPEPAARRHTSHPVSSVSDDPVLATHFSNPSLPHTSDPMCLSEVPLLEHEKPHISLSSENLAKLTGNVSDLARLKNTPPLTPRAMSNEGSQTDKPPATSSPESTEPTHQADEMDKSTDEIAGKLEEAFPSPAETPQPSGPPVAPIKGNLYVKISEGRGLKPGFDPYVVCVFEWNEWISKSAQDEEEESIERRQKEQEQSDRDAGRPMAIPMKSRQSSNNSSLDGPDLRGRAPVTDPHWNHEATFDVFGDQSEIDVSVYDRKNQEAFLGHVRLCVNLKEDNSRLEGWFPLSARGAGDSAVSGEIYMEMRFEHTEKKQVGPDDFQVLKLIGKGTFGQVYQVKKKDTRRIYAMKVLSKKVIIQKKEVAHTLGERNILVRTAMAASPFIVGLKFSFQTPTDLYLVTDYMSGGELFWHLQKEGRFQEARAKFYIAELILALQHLHEHDIVYRDLKPENILLDANGHIALCDFGLSKANLAQNDTTNTFCGTTEYLAPEVLLDEQGYTKMVDFWSLGVLVFEMCCGWSPFYAEDTQQMYKNIAFGKVRFPRDALSTEGRNFVKGLLNRNPKHRLGAKADAKELKEHPFFHDVDWDALSKKQVIPPFKPKLKSDTDTSNFDPEFTNANATLNDRAAAVANSYMPASTPLSPGLQANFKGFTFVNESSIDHHLKHEPTDHMDEDPDTWQRPHRPGGFDDHRMTGVPKAHEGGEPGIFNVDDNFDM; this is encoded by the exons ATGGCTAACCGCTCTGTCAGCAATGGTCTACAGGACGACGACAATCAAGATCAGATCGGCTCAAACAGTCCGAGTCCGTCCGGGATGGCTACTCCACAGCCCGAGTTCTCGGATAAGCGCCAGCCTTCCATAATGCACAATTTCTTCCAGGTTGGTGCTTCCCATGGTCCGCTTTATCCTCCCAAATCACAGTTCTTTCCTTCTGAGACTGCTGCCTCCGCGCACCTGGTTCAGTCGAGCGCGTACGTCACAGGGACACAGGATGACCAAAGCACTGGTCACCATTCCTCGTCTTCGGGGTCCTTTGTCATGATGGAGCGTGACGAGGCATCGGGGATGAAGTCTTCAAATGTCGAAGCAAAGGAGATAACACCAGAGTCTTTACCTCACACGAATTTACCTACCCCCCCTTATTGCTCTGCGTCTTCCCTGCTTCAGAAAGAGTCGGAGACGGCTGAGCTAGGGTCGTCGGCCCCAGAGAAAGGGATGGGTTCCATTTTTAATGCGCTGAAGAACATTCTGTCTCCACCTGCAAGCGTTTCTCCTGAGCCTGCAGCTCGCCGTCATACCTCTCATCCAGTCTCCAGCGTCTCTGACGACCCAGTCCTTGCCACCCACTTCTCAAAcccctctcttcctcataCCTCTGACCCGATGTGTTTATCGGAAGTTCCCCTCCTCGAGCACGAGAAGCCACacatttctttgtcttctgaGAACCTTGCGAAGCTAACTGGGAATGTGTCTGATCTTGCACGTTTAAAGAATACCCCACCGCTTACCCCGCGTGCCATGTCCAATGAAGGGTCACAGACCGATAAGCCGCCGGCTACATCGTCGCCTGAGTCGACAGAGCCAACACATCAGGCCGATGAGATGGACAAATCAACTGATGAAATTGCCGGAAAACTTGAGGAAGcgtttccatctccagccGAAACTCCACAACCTTCAGGGCCGCCAGTTGCTCCGATCAAGGGCAATTTGTATGTGAAAATTTCAGAAGGCCGCGGGCTTAAGCCAGGGTTTGATCCTTATGTTGTTTGCGTGTTCGAATGGAATGAGTGGATCTCGAAGAGCGCgcaggacgaagaagaagagtctATCGAGCGACGTcagaaggagcaggagcagtCTGATCGCGACGCTGGGCGGCCGATGGCCATCCCAATGAAGAGCCGGCAAAGTAGCAACAACAGCTCCCTTGATGGCCCTGATCTTAGGGGGAGGGCACCCGTGACCGATCCCCATTGGAACCATGAAGCCACCTT CGATGTCTTCGGCGATCAATCTGAAATTGATGTTTCAGTATATGACCGCAAGAACCAAGAAGCATTTCTAGGTCACGTGCGACTGTGCGTTAACCTCAAGGAAGACAACAGCCGGCTAGAAGGATGGTTCCCCTTGTCTGCTCGCGGCGCAGGTGACTCTGCAGTATCTGGTGAAATCTACATGGAAATGCGTTTTGAGCATACCGAGAAGAAACAGGTGGGCCCGGATGATTTTCAGGTTCTGAAGCTTATTGGCAAAGGCACATTCGGTCAGGTCTAtcaagtgaagaagaaagacacaCGCCGAATTTATGCCATGAAAGTTTTGTCGAAGAAGGTGATCATtcagaagaaggaagttgCACATACCTTGGGAGAACGGAATATTCTGGTTCGGACCGCTATGGCTGCCTCTCCATTCATTGTCGGTCTCAAATTCTCTTTTCAAACCCCGACCGATCTCTACCTCGTTACAGACTACATGTCAGGGGGCGAACTCTTCTGGCATCTTCAAAAGGAAGGGCGGTTCCAGGAGGCCCGTGCCAAGTTCTACATCGCGGAGCTTATCTTAGCTCTTCAGCATCTCCACGAGCACGACATCGTTTACCGCGACCTGAAACCGGAAAACATCCTTCTCGACGCTAACGGTCACATCGCACTCTGTGACTTTGGATTATCCAAAGCCAATCTCGCTCAGAATGACACCACAAACACATTCTGCGGCACAACCGAGTATCTAGCACCGGAAGTTCTACTTGATGAGCAAGGATACACCAAGATGGTTGACTTCTGGTCTCTGGGTGTACTTGTCTTCGAGATGTGTTGCGGTTGGAGTCCCTTTTACGCCGAAGATACCCAGCAAATGTATAAGAATATCGCTTTCGGCAAGGTTAGGTTCCCACGAGACGCGTTAAGTACCGAGGGCAGAAACTTCGTGAAAGGCTTGCTCAACCGCAATCCGAAGCACCGGCTGGGTGCCAAGGCAGATGCCAAAGAACTCAAGGAACACCCATTTTTCCATGATGTGGATTGGGACGCTTTGTCCAAGAAGCAGGTCATCCCGCCGTTCAAACCGAAACTTAAATCCGATACGGATACTTCGAACTTCGATCCCGAGTTCACAAATGCCAACGCCACGTTAAACGACCgtgcagcagcagtagcGAATAGTTATATGCCAGCATCCACCCCGCTGTCCCCGGGTTTGCAAGCTAACTTCAAAGGCTTCACTTTCGTTAACGAGAGCTCAATTGACCATCATCTGAAGCATGAACCCACAGATCATATGGACGAGGACCCTGATACTTGGCAACGACCGCACCGCCCTGGGGGTTTTGACGATCACCGTATGACTGGTGTTCCCAAGGCTCACGAAGGCGGAGAGCCTGGAATCTTCAATGTTGATGACAATTTCGATATGTGA
- a CDS encoding chromatin structure-remodeling complex subunit RSC7 (predicted protein): MARKLRAAAQAAQQSLRNAPPPLPDASDEEMAEAPQSRGSSPAIEDPGDASDKDPDVVPEPDPPQEDEPAAVTHPPSRGDTPTRGRVSAIPRKRRIGRPPKNRPPDWDLPDDGTAAPPIHVSTPVKRRRGRPAASGGRWARNRGPSHVTQVPIDKEGNMMDVIDDEVALPDDPEGETKVDKNGVLKGDREYRVRTFTILNRGEKHYMLSTEPARCIGFRDSYLFFQKHKLLYKIIIDDDAKRDLIEREIIPHSYKGRAIGVVTARSVFREFGAKIIVGGRKVVDDYNVKAARERGDVEGELAVPEDKLPPPGEPYNKNQYVAWHGASSVYHTQAPSVPLPTGKAVDSKKRKVTVTGDNWMLEHAREASHYNSILSNVRRENLGGVYDIHTNAMQYPKIMQPSHARWERLPPPDPRVATKLTKEMSTLSLTNGAEEEEPTTESDAQDDKTTEETTNDSIFSTIPYAFSRRFAIHDVHYETPPYSNMGIPGPDGDVHDLGSNGIISTANLSYPEFVSPEILAELPADCKEALVEAAAREWEWKSKWHSEVGDGARTTPLKSYAWFP; encoded by the exons ATGGCGAGGAAGCTTAGAGCGGCTGCACAGGCAGCACAACAGTCGCTGA GGAATGCTCCTCCTCCGCTCCCCGATGCCTCCGATGAGGAAATGGCTGAAGCGCCTCAGTCGCGCGGGTCTTCTCCCGCCATAGAAGATCCAGGCGATGCGTCCGACAAGGATCCCGATGTTGTCCCCGAACCCGACCCGCCACAGGAAGACGAGCCTGCCGCAGTCACCCATCCTCCATCGCGCGGCGACACTCCAACCCGTGGCCGTGTGTCCGCCATTCCGCGAAAACGACGTATCGGTCGGCCTCCGAAGAACCGCCCCCCTGACTGGGATCTGCCTGACGACGGTACGGCGGCGCCGCCGATTCATGTAAGCACGCCCGTGAAGAGGAGACGTGGTCGCCCTGCAGCTAGCGGCGGACGATGGGCTCGGAATCGGGGACCGTCGCATGTAACCCAGGTCCCGATTGACAAGGAAGGGAACATGATGGACgtcattgatgatgaagtggCCCTGCCAGATGACCCTGAGGGTGAGACCAAAGTGGACAAGAATGGCGTTTTGAAGGGCGACCGAGAGTATCGTGTTCGTACGTTTACGATTCTTAATCGTGGCGAGAAACATTACATGTTGTCGACAGAGCCAGCCCGATGTATTGGATTCAGGGACTCCTACCTGTTCTTTCAGAAACACAAGCTTCTTtacaagatcatcatcgaTGATGACGCCAAGCGTGATCTCATTGAAAGAGAGATCATCCCTCATTCGTATAAGGGTCGAGCCATTGGTGTGGTGACCGCTCGGTCCGTGTTTAGGGAATTTGGCGCCAAAATCATCGTTGGTGGCAGGAAAGTCGTTGATGACTACAACGTTAAGGCAGCCAGGGAGCGGGGGGACGTGGAGGGTGAACTCGCAGTGCCTGAGGATAAGCTCCCCCCTCCGGGAGAGCCATACAACAAGAATCAATATGTGGCGTGGCACGGAGCTAGTAGCGTCTATCACACCCAAGCACCATCGGTGCCTCTGCCTACTGGTAAGGCTGTCGATTCTAAGAAGCGGAAAGTGACTGTTACTGGCGATAACTGGATGCTCGAACATGCCCGAGAAGCTAG CCATTATAATTCAATACTTTCGAACGTACGTCGCGAAAACCTTGGAGGCGTATACGATATTCATACGAATGCTATGCAATACCCCAAAATTATGCAGCCCTCACACGCTCGTTGGGAGCGTCTACCACCTCCAGACCCTCGAGTAGCGACCAAGTTGACCAAAGAGATGTCGACTTTGAGTCTCACCAATGGagccgaagaggaggaaccAACTACTGAAAGTGACGCGCAAGATGACAAGACCACCGAGGAAACGACCAACGACTCTATCTTTTCAACGATTCCCTATGCCTTTTCTCGTCGTTTCGCTATCCACGATGTTCATTACGAAACTCCACCGTATTCCAATATGGGCATTCCCGGGCCTGACGGCGATGTGCATGATCTCGGCTCAAACGGTATCATCAGCACCGCAAATCTATCATATCCTGAATTTGTGAGTCCCGAAATTCTGGCCGAGCTACCCGCAGACTGCAAGGAAGCTCTTGTCGAGGCCGCTGCGCGCGAGTGGGAATGGAAGTCCAAGTGGCACAGCGAGGTGGGCGACGGTGCTCGCACGACTCCGCTCAAGAGTTATGCCTGGTTTCCTTGA
- a CDS encoding ESCRT-III subunit protein SNF7 (protein involved in glucose derepression and pre-vacuolar endosome protein sorting) — protein sequence MWSWFGGSAAQKRKDAPKDAILKLREQLDMLQKREKHLENLMEEQDAVARKNVTTNKNAAKSALRRKKVHEKNLEQTTAQIIQLEQQIYSIEAANINQETLNAMKQAGAAMTQIHGNLTIDKVDETMDQLREQHQLSEEIAQAITNTQIGDQADETELDAELEGLEQEAMDERMLHTGTVPVADQLNRLPAAANGEPKGKSKVQEEEDEEAELEKLRAEMAMG from the exons ATGTGGTCATGGTTTGGCGGCTCGGCAGCCCAGAAGCGGAAGGATGCGCCTAAGGATGCGATCCTCAAGCTGCGGGAGCAGCTTGATATGCTGCAGAAGCGCGAGAAGCACCTGGAGAATCTGATGGAGGAGCAGGATGCCGTGGCGAGGAAGAACGTGACGACGAATAAGAATG CGGCCAAGTCTGCCCTGCGACGTAAGAAGGTGCACGAGAAGAACCTCGAACAGACGACGGCGCAAATCATCCAGCTAGAACAACAGATATATTCGATCGAGGCGGCGAATATCAACCAGGAGACTTTGAACGCGATGAAGCAGGCTGGCGCAGCCATGACGCAGATCCACGGTAACTTGACTATTGATAAGGTTGATGAGACAAT GGACCAACTCCGCGAGCAACACCAACTCAGCGAGGAAATCGCACAGGCTATCACAAACACCCAGATTGGCGACCAGGCAGACGAGACCGAGCTGGACGCCGAGCTCGAAGGTCTGGAACAGGAGGCGATGGACGAGCGGATGCTTCACACAGGGACAGTACCGGTTGCAGACCAACTCAATCGGTTACCGGCCGCGGCGAACGGAGAAC CCAAAGGCAAATCAAAGGtacaagaggaagaagacgaggaagcaGAACTGGAGAAGCTGCGCGCGGAGATGGCCATGGGATAA